In Cryptomeria japonica chromosome 5, Sugi_1.0, whole genome shotgun sequence, the genomic window tgaattttttttccGAAGACTAATTTTCTATGATTGGGTGTGAGCAATGGTTAGATATCCCCATTTAGGGGGGTTTCTTGTGGTGATTGCCCCTTGTGCGATTTGTTTCTCTACCTAGTGTTTGTTTCTTATTCAGAGATCTCAGACCTTGTGTCTTATCATTTCATGCTATATTTCAGGCTCCTTTTACAACTCTTGTATCCAATTTGAGTGGATTGTGAACTCTGTTTTTCCTATGGTCTCTATTGTAGAggtgtttgatgcttcttctgctTATGTGTCATAGACCCTTCAAATATGTGCCCCTGTTCTCATAAATTCCTCCAACATTGGTTATCTTTGGTTGAAGACTATGAGTATTTTGGATTCTCCTTATAGTGGGGCTTCTAAAGTGTGTTTCCCTCATTTTTTTTTGAGGGATCTGGAGTGGACTCCTCTCCACCTTTGGTGGGATCTGATGTGGAGGTTGGTTGAGGTCTTAAGGGTGTTGGGGTTAGTGTACTTCCTAAGGGATGATGATCTTCTTTTCGAATTGGGTCTGGACTATTGATTATTTTCTTCTTGGGTTGGTGCTTCTTTCCTTGTTTCTCCTCATCCTCCTATAGTTCATATGGTGGGTTTgctaagtttttttttttggggCGCTTGCAACTCCttgtgggttttctccttttccaaGAAAGTCTTGGCTCAAGGTAATCCTTTAGATAAAAGATTGTGGAAAACCTTTCAAAATCTATTgtttattttcttctcctttgtctGTGTTATTTTGAGTGTAAGGGGTGTGTGTAGGAGGATGGTTTTGCATCCTTTCCTAAACCTCTCTATTTCGATAAGGTGATTTTGTGTGTTTGGGAATTTTTTTCCCACCAATTTGGTGCtctggtctttatcatttgttcAATAAAGGGTCTACCTTTTTGGGTTTTTGTGTCTTTGTGGTCTCATTGTTGGTGACTTCTTTATTTTTGTGTGTCGGTGAGGCGGGTATGTCATGGTTCAGGCCTATCCAAATTTTATCTATTTAGATCACAAAAAGAATAAAGGAAATGTAAAATATCAAATCACTCAAGagaacaaagacaaaaaaaaaaggaaaaaatgaagaaagaaaaatatgaaattaaaaaattcCAACTAATTATATATATAGGATACATAAGTTTTTACCAATACAAATGcaataaatacatataaataataatacacacacacacacatacacacgcaTCTATACATGCATCCTTTTGCATCATTGCTTATCTCACAATTATTATCTTCAAATTCAAATCTCAATTAATATATGActcttaaatattttgaaatttgatatGTCTCCACATATTATACAtggattttttaaaatttagttaTGCTAGTCTTGTAGCATTTGTTTTACCCTCATGAGCCCACTTTCACTATAAATATAGTTTCTAGAAAGCCCTTTCATGGGACcctataataatatttaataaaattagaTTTTCATCTTTCCTCTTCTTTAAGATTCTTCATGTACCATTCGAATCAAAGATCatcaaatttatttcaaatttttaaatctattatttatttatcattatttttctATCTTGACGACTTTTTTCTCCTTGAACTAGTTTGTTATGATAACGTGTTTGACaattaagaataaaaaattaagaagtAGTTTCATATCTACTTGACAATCCAAAATCTATAAGATTCacaatcaatatcaacatcaacacTCTATTATATTGCTTTCACATCTAATACAATTTATAATACTCAGtatgattttttattagttttaactaaatttttttgttattatatttttaGGATTATAGAAGTTTGAGGGTGCTCAAGAATACATGAATATGCTCCAAACTAAAACCTATACATGCATCCTTTTGCATCATTGTTTATCTCACAATTATTATCTTCAAATTGAAAACTCGATTAATTTATgaatcttaaatattttaaaatttgatatgtcACACCATATTTTACATGGATTTTTAAATATTTAGTTGTGGTAGTTCTATAGCATTTGTGCTAGTCTCATGAGGCCGCTTTCTATGTAGATAAAGTTTCTAGAAAGTCCTTCCATGGGACcgtataataatatttaataaaagtaGATTTTCATCTTTACTCTTCTTTAAGATTCTTCATGGACTATTCAAATCAAAgatcattaattttattttatattttttaatctattatttatttatcattgtCTTTCTAGATCTTAATGACTTTTTTCCCCTCGGACTAATTtattatgattatatgtttgacaattaaaaataaaaaattaaaatggagTTTCCTATCTAATCTTTCAATCCAAAAATCATAAGATTCtcaatcaatatcaacatcaacacTCTACCTTAATTTTGAAGCCTCATCCGATATCCAAATTAGACAGTATGAAAGAGGTAAGCGTGTTTGAAAATCCCAACATTTTATAATACGCATGAAGTTCAGGCTGTCAATACCATTCAAATCAATCTCTGTTAGTGCTCCTTTCTTCCAAAGTGTAGAAACAAGTATTGTACAAGCTTTCCACAGCGTCTGTTTTTCCCCAGGCTACCCAAATTATATCTTCCAAGCGACTGTTTTGTCCAGATTCAAAGTCCAATGGTCACAAGTCTATGCAGCCCAGCTTAATGATTTCTTATAGAGTAACAAGTATTGTACAATCCACCGACGGAATGGACTTTGGCTCATTACACGACTGTAATCATAATTTAGCTTTTCTTGGACATTGTCTATTCGTTTCGTTTATGACTAAAACATTATACTTAAAACAAGATAAGatcaaatataattaaaaaatcttCTTATCTTATTGTTTTGGTTTTGTATGTTTCATACATATTGATTTTTTAGttatttattaataagtaaatttatattaatatagaataaaaatatatatatattttttaaaattattgattatttttcatttaattttattaataaaaagttagtgtaatattttaaaaataaaggatGATAGAGACATAAAATCATAGCATCTAATCTAATCATGTTTaagataaatataaaaaaacacTAAAAGGGTCAAGCTCAACAAGGTCTAAACATCCAAATGAAGAGGGCCTCATTATAATAtttatgtctaacatcaattcaatgtacaaatatatatctatattttcAACTCTTAATCATGATTCTTATTTGTCTATACATctcacacatcattctcttatgcTTTTAAGGTCTACAACCATTATCATGTTTATGTCATGTGGGCATAATTACCACTGCAATCTTTTTTGAAAATATGAATCCATCTCCCATAAATTATTGAATTATCTTACTAGAGGGTTTACCAATTATCTATCTAATTACATAACAATTTACTTTAAATAGCATCTAGGTTGTCATATTTAAATTCATGACCTAATACCCTAAGATACAAGCAATGGAGCATCAAGGATTTATAAAGCATGATCATTAGAGCATCAAGTTGGATCATTAAGTTGAGATTTGTAATCTGAGCTTAAACttggaactgatcccatgcatttggagatgcaaaccttttCAGTTCAACCTTTCCAGTTGTAGTGAGCAGTTTGACAGTTATCCATCTTTTGTATATCTGCAGTTAGCAGTTCGATAGTGAGCTattttgtaatctagcaatgagccacccctttgtaaactcaattataactagttatattctcttgagagtcaacactctctatggtttttcccatttgggttttacaCATATAAATCCTGTGTTTATCtcgtggttgtgttcttcatgtctaTTCTACATTAACTGCTTTATATTAGTTAAGTGTTCTTGATAACAATAATGCGGAGGCCAGTGCCGCCTACATAGATAGGGCTACACATGGCGAGCAAGGAAGGCTTTATACGGGTTTGGTTGGAAAGTTACTCGCTTAACATTGTGAAATACGTCAGGGGTAGTACGGAGCCAAGCTGGACTATTTCAAACCTAATCAAGGATTGCCTTGAAATGATTGTTGGCCTGGAGGAGTTCAAGATTTTGCATGTTTTCCAAGAAGGAAATAAAGTGGCCGATCATGTTGCCAACTTGATTATTGATAATGTGATGGTTAAATGGTGAGCAAAAGGGACACTTTCTCAAAAACTCTGTGCGACCTGGCAAGAAATGATGTTGATATCTTCAGCCTAACAAATAACTTTAATGGTGGaagattatgatgggatgggagccGTTTGGATggtatttcaaattattaccactttgagaagctCTAGAAACTTCATCTTGCTGTATTTctggtttttctttttcttggtTTTGCATCTGGAGTGCAGCTATCTGGATTGCCTGAGTAATGGAATGGGTGGTGACAAGGATAGGCATGAACCCATGACCTATGATAGGTATCAAAAGAATAAGGAGGTCTGGAAGGAAATCTCTGATGGTGGGATGGTCCCCTATCTGAAGAAACTTCATGGTAACTCTTCACTGGTTACTGAAAGCTTTGTCAAAGAATGGAATAAGGGTGTGTTAGCCATTTATGGGGTGGAAATCTGTGTTGATGAAACCTCAATTGCCACTATTACTAGACTTTCTATGGAGGGCAAGAAATTTTATAGATAAAAGAAATTAGGTGAGGAGGCCATCACTTCTTTTTTTGAGAAGAAAATGGAACGACAAAGGGTTTCAAAAATGGCGAACGATGGCTACAATAGGAAAAAATTGAATTCCCTTTGGGCTGACATGGCaaaattcatcatgaggtacatcactcttgatggtagatatgctagtattTTCTCGTATCATTTTACaatcttaaaccattttaggcatggtaaaattattTTCATCCCCTTCTACTTGGATTTGTCCTTGGAAGATAGTTTAGAAAAACATGCTGAGAACCCAGATAATCCAGTCCTTCATGAGAGGCTTATCATGTAAATAATGAAATATTccaaagctcatgaagtgaaaccctcccccatgGATAAAACCAACATTTCTTCCTCTAACCCTGAAGTGCAGTTTGTTTCTAACATGAAGATGGAAGAGGACGACAGTGGCACTACCATGGACTGGTGTGATATCAAGGGTTCAAAGGACCTTGAGTgtagacagaagaaagaaggggagACTATGGTGACCTCGAGAACTAACTGTAGCAGGAAaaccaatcctccaaggtgggcggCAAGCAAATTTAAGTCTAGTagtaggaaaatgcaagacctggagaCCCCCAttaggaataaaataaaattgaccaAGTCAAGTGGGTCCAAAGACAAGGACCACAAGATTAGGTTAgacatccccatcaatgtggataaCAAGAAACAGGGGACGATGAATAAGGAGAATAAAGGTGATAAAAAGGGGGGACAGGGTGTTGTAAGACATAATTTTGGAGGTCACTAGGGGCCAAGAGAACTACTagaagtgggtggataaggaaattggaaCCCTAGAAGATGGGATTAAGGAAATTATCGAAACTTTCACGGAGTCCCCTTGGCCTAGTAAAATTGAGAAGACCATAAGCATGATTCACAAGATATCTCATCatgttgaaactatgaagatcTTCCACGAGTGCAGAATTGAAAAGATGGAAGAGTATGTGAATGATATCAAATACAACTTGAATAATCTGGTGGAAATTAGCAAGGAGGCGATGAGTAATAGTGTTGAATGTTTGGAgaaattcaatgccatgatgcacGACTATAGAACTAGACGCATAGCCAGTGATCCTCCCTTGggtaaaaaatagaaaaagaattatTCAGAGAGTGGTGAGAGTGCTGTTGGAGGGAAGACTAGTTCAGGTCCCCGTATTAGGACCAAGAGCCGAAGCCAGGACTAGGGTAtctctagattcatcatggaggatctaaagaaaatcaacaagaagattattcagaagaatactgaattggtgcactctcttagttgagtgccttttcctctttttttttggagactttttttttttttgggtgttgGGTCTATGTGGGATTTATCCCCTGTTTCACTTATGTTTAATGTATTTTGGCTATTGGCCTTGGTCTATAaaactttgggtttcaggtccctataaaacatctttatctttatcaaaaacaattatAATTGATGAAAAGTTTATTGTTTTAAATATATGggaatattaattcacccccccccccccctcctctcaatattCTGGTGCTTTCAACCTAATCAACGCATTATAACTGTGTAGGTGCTTTATATTTCTTTAAGGCTGAATAAtgtggagtatggatgcttttggaggttgggtttttcccttaTGAGGGTTTTCCCAACATATATCTCATGTTATCTTGTGGTTTGTCTATTTCCTCTTTGTGTAATGGCTCTTTTTtaagcttgtatgcatgtttttttgTCAACCTTATGTAGAAAATGGATTAAATGTAATTGGGGATGAAGCATTATTTCATAACAAATGGTATAAGAGCTTTCATGGTTGATACTGAGCTATAACACTAGCTTGAGCTGATGAAGTGCAAAGTTGAAGCAATGGATATGCATGAAAGGGACATAACAAGGTATGTAACACATTTGTAGGTTATTTTATTATAGAGGACGAAGACAAGGTATGTAACACATTTCTGGTCATTTGTAGGTTGTTTTATTATAGAAGATTCTACACTAAGCTTGTTGTTAGCATTATTGTTGCCTTACTACATATAGAGGACTACCATATGGTAATTAATAATTGTTAGTTTCTATTTGCAAAGAAATGATAGTACCTACAAGCTTTAAATAATCACCTTGTGAGGTAGGTATCAACTTAATCATTTGCAATAATAATAACGCTCATTCTCCTTTGAAGGGCGAGTGAAATGATAAAGTAATAAGACATATAAAGCTATTCCACACAATGtgaatttaaatctaatttaactataTAAAGACATTTTGTGTAATGACAAATTCCATGTTGTAGCACTTAGATGGTGTTGAGGTCAAATAATcttcattaaaaaaataataacattatatattatattattttttgtttaacAATGTAATTATAAAACATAaggtataataataataaatataaaaatggGGTTCATCATGTAGTGTGATGGTTAAGTGTTTGGATTGTTCATGGTTAAACCAATCAACGAATGGATCTTTATCAACTTGTCCATTtcacaaaaaataataaataattttattaaaaataattatttgatattgatcattttaaaataatataaaatcaacATAAAAATTATACTTTATTAAAAAATCATCTTTGTTATGATTGAATACAAAAAGAAAGAATAATTCCCATAATAATttccaaataataataaaatattttgttaaacaataatATAGAGAGGAGCAAATCAGACGATCCCATGTGAAAGAAGGAAATTAATTTTGTCCAAATCAACTTAAATTAATTTTAATGTTGCGGACCTCACACTAATTTGTAAGCACCAATTTCccttatctatttattttttgccTCCTCCATTCCATTTTATTCAATTACTTGCCTTCTGTGTTCCCCTGCCTCACACTAGTTTTCTCTACCATGCCTGCTCTTTTCTTGTTACTTTTATTGCTTTCTGTATTTCTAATCTCGTCTCTTCCTCATTCTCATCATCAACAAGAAGAATTGTTGTTCAGATTCAAAGCTGTCATTTCGAAGAATGACACTTCTCTTGTAGACTGGACTCCCCTTCACCACTTCTGCAACTGCTCTGCCATCACCTATCATTACAATTCTCACTCTGTCTGTGCCATCAATTTAAGCCTAATGAGTTTAGATGGCACCATCTCTCCCGTGCTCGGGAATCTCTACTCTCTTCGATCTCTTGATTTGTCCAACAAttacctcactggtacaattccaCCTCAACTCAGCCAACTCCCAAATCTATGGATACGCTCACTGTACGATAATCAATTACAAGGGACCATTCCACCGTCTCTGTCTGCTTGCCGCAATTTGTATTTTTTGGCACTCTCCTATAACCAACTGCATGGCACCATTCCACCTGAGCTCAGTCTCCTCACAAGTTTGAAGTACCTCTACTTGGTCGTTAATAGTCTCACAGGTACCATTCCACCCTCTTTCAAAAATCTGTCCACCTTAATTGAATTAGATTTGGAAGGAAATAAGATCAATGGCCCCATCCCTAGTTCTTTAGGAAATCTGTCAGCCTTGACTTATTTGAACTTGGGACAAAACCATCTCCAAGGCCCCACTCCTTCTGAACTGGGAATGCTTACTAACATAGTGGAgcttgaattttttgaaaataatCTATCAGGCACCATTCGTAGTTCTTTAACAAATCTTTCAAAATTTAATCGATTAGATTTATCTATAAACTAGATTCGAGGAAATATTCCATGGGAAATTGGAACCAGGCTCCCCAATTTGGAATACCTTAGTTTATGGAGAAACCAGCTTAGTGGAAACATCCCAAGCTCCTTGGGAAATTGTTCCCGTCTCGAAGTACTACTTTTAAATACAAACCAGCTTGGTGGAACGGTTCCATTGGAGCTGGGTAAGTTGAACCTTCTCACCAATCTTTACCTACACACCAATCAACTTGTTAGTGGTAAGTTGAACCTTCTCACAAATTCCTCCCGCTTGCAAGAAATATATATAGGAAATAATCGATTCACTGGTAAATTGCCTCCATCCATAGGCCAACTGTCTTTCAATCTCAATAAGCTGAGTTTATCAAGAAACATGATAAGCGGGAATTGTTAGTATCTCTTCACGGGTTTAGTTGTCTTcacgggtttagttttatttagattaatttttcattagtttatttattaggtttttctgttccggcagttttgtataacagtttacaactgtttttgcctcttctttatatctgcttgtttattttattttgaatgtacaGTTTTTTTAAttggaatacaaattatatttAGATTGCCActctttccattcttttttctatctgctgctaatagagattccagattgttatttttTGCTAGGctaacagtggtatcagagctttagagtTTGGAGTATATTTTTATGTGAAGCATTTGAAGATTGCAAATTTCTACAGAATCAAAATACGGAAACAAAAATTGATTCAggtgaaatcaatttatttatttgtacaagaattttatatcttgttatatttggtaaagtttggTAAGAGATTTTGAACAATCCTATAAATTTGCAAACTCTGcaaattctatatacatttattttcaatttacaatgcagtccattgtttcattgattggggaaatattaactggaaaagatacttggttggaatggcatagaaaagtggaaaatacattaatttttaatgatttatggtataAAATATGTGATGGAGATACCCAATCTACAGAACcaaagatgttaaagaaaaagaaatttggaattataaaaattcaaaagccttggctttgatgagagcttcagttaatggagatgtatatcgtcatatacagggatgcaaatttgcttgggaagcccttgacaatttaaaaaatttatttgattctcattcagaattagaatttattcagttacaattaaaattgttcaatcttgaattaaaaaatggtgatgttatgagtttggcttctcaaattagagccataaaacaagatgttaatgctgctggtgggaaagttgatatttatctcactgcttttattaaggcactccttccaacacattctacttatctagagtcccttcaagcaagtaaccaattgaaaaccattacttttgatttattggttgaaaagttggttgaacgtgaaaaagcttttggaaggaaaatagataatactaatgaaaatgtttgttttgctcaccaagaaaaacctctaaataagagctcttcaagaggaggttataatgatagaggcaaaggtagaggtcaatggaggaaaaatgataatcaaaatgataggcaacatttatattgtaaaagatgtggtagaaaaggaagtcatgaagcacatgaatgcaagttgtcatgggataagataaaaagttttaaagaaaatacttttaagcaaaaagataaaacaaaagtttataatgatgataaacattCAGATGATAAAATTTCAGGAGTAGCCCAATTTActtgtgatagtgatggtgatcaatatgtgctttttgtttttgactttgcatctaattcctcatggtatgattcttggatTTTAGATACTGGAAccacacaacatatgacatttcagcgtgattactttgaggaatttcatgaaagtgcatgtggtccaatttatttagctaataaatcaagtctcaaa contains:
- the LOC131876172 gene encoding receptor kinase-like protein Xa21, which codes for MPALFLLLLLLSVFLISSLPHSHHQQEELLFRFKAVISKNDTSLVDWTPLHHFCNCSAITYHYNSHSVCAINLSLMSLDGTISPVLGNLYSLRSLDLSNNYLTGTIPPQLSQLPNLWIRSLYDNQLQGTIPPSLSACRNLYFLALSYNQLHGTIPPELSLLTSLKYLYLVVNSLTGTIPPSFKNLSTLIELDLEGNKINGPIPSSLGNLSALTYLNLGQNHLQGPTPSELGMLTNIVELEFFENNLSGTIRSSLTNLSKFNRLDLSIN